The genomic region TAGCTGGCTGGATGTAGAGGTTCCACCAGAAGGATATGGACTTGAAGTCCACAGACTCTCCTGAACCACCCTGGAAGACAGCGAACGCCACGTGATAGGTCTGCCCTGGTTGTAGCTGAATCTGATAGTGGGACTCACCCTGTCCTCCAGATACTCCCACAGTGGAGAAGGTCCTGGCAAACTCCGCGATCATGTAGGGGCCTGTTGGGGTGTTAACGAACTGGAAACCTGTAGCTACTACTGAGGGATCCCATAACTGCGACCCATTGACCATACCATTCATGGCCTCGAAGGGATTGACGTGGGGGTTGTCAAGCGAGGGGAAAGAAACCTGATAGGCGCCACCTATGTAGTAGATCGATGAACCGTTCACGAAGGCATCAGCTATTAGTCCTTGATTTGGCAGATATCCTAGGTTAAGCGGGTCCTTGTACTGAGGATAGTGGGTGTAAGGTGGTGGGGAGGTTCTGCTGAATAAGGTGGGACCTGGATAACCAGCGTCCTGTGTATTGTTTGCCCTCGGGTTGCTGTTCAAAATCCAAAGCTCAGCTTGACCGGCAGATAGGGCTCCAGAGGTTCCTGGCATCATGTGAGGTGTGTAAGCTACCTGTGTCCAGGAATTGGGAACTCCACCTAGTAACCACAGAATGGCTAACCTCTCCGGATACATGTATGTACTGTTGTAGAATAGGGATACATACCCAGCAGTGTCCTCTGGATAAAACAGGTTATAGGTATCCTGTGCCCATGTGGTCCCGTTAAGTCCCATGGCAAGGAACTGGCTCAATGACGTCACTGGAGTCCCATTGTAGTTCAGGTTGATGGAGGTTACGTTTATTGGATTTCCGTTGTTGAGAGGATTGCCTTGAGGATCTATGGCACCTACTATCTGGCCATAAAGCTTTCCACTTTGGTTATACACATATATCGTTATTGGATTTGTGAGTGCTTGACCTGGTGGATAACCTAGTTGCTCCGATGTGGGAAGAGTATAGACCGAAGCCACACCCTGGTTACTCGAGCTGTAGGACACATTCACAACCCACCAGCCCTTTGGAATGGGATGCGCGAATGGTTCCCATATTTGACCTGTAGGTGTCGTTTCAGGGCAAGCTAACCAAGACTCCTGTCCAACCACTGGAGCCTTCATTAAGATGAAGATGTAGGGTACTCCCTGCACATATGTCCAGGCAGCCTTAACATACACGATCGTCGTATGCCCTGATATTCCATCAGGAACTGGAACTGTTGGCTCCAATGGAACCGAGCTGAAGGGTATTTGCTGCCAGAACGACTCTGATCCAGGGTTTCCTTCATTTATCTGGGCATTGGGTATATAGTACGCTGTTACAGTGTTGGCAGCGTTAGACGCAGCATTCAATAGAACATCTGCACCATAAGCTACACCAACTAAAACCAACATAAAAACGAAACCTAATATGAGAAGAGTTTTTACATTGTTTCCATTTGCCATTACACTCTCACCTCATAAACCATTAACTGTGAAAATATCATTTCCTTGATCTCCTCCTTAATTCCGCGTGAGATAGTAGGGAACCTATCCCAAATAGAAAGATGGCAAGACCGAAGAAGTTTATGAAGTAGTTGGCTGTAGTCCCACTCGTGAGGTTCATTCCATTAACGTCGAAGTATTCCACAGGGTAGGTGACAGTCGTAGTTCCTGCTACCAGCACTATGAGTCCAATTATTGCTAGGATGATTCCAAGGTATAGGAAGGAATTACTGTTGGCCATCTTCTCACCCCGTGGATGAGGAATTCACGTATGGGTCCCATGTTCCCTGTGGCATTACACCACCAGTTATCTGAGAGGCTAGCGTCGCGTTGGAGGTGGCCAGTATTGTCCCGACCAGCCACGAATGGCCTAGGCCAGTGGCAGCAGTACCGCAATACTCGGCACAGGCAACATGATATAGCCCTGGTTGCGGGAACACATACACCAGATATGAGTAGTAGCCGGGCACTGCCTCTGCACCTACGCTCAATGGGATAGTGAAGTTAGATGTTGCAGCCTGAATGAAGAATTCGTGAAACACATCTACACTATGTATTACAAACACCACTGGCTCACCCACGGGCACCACTGTGAAGTTGGTGTAAACCTTGTCGTGAGGGTAGAAGTCCCAGTGCCATTGCTGTCCTGTAACGTAAATAATGACATACGGACCCTTATAGGAGCCGATGGCATTAGTGAATTCTGCGTGTACGACGCCTTCACCGGAAGGAATGTGATCAGAGACAAAGTTAGGATTGAACCCTAGGTAATCATAAGTGCTGTACTGCGTTTCCAGAGATATGATAGCTACAATACATAATACGAAGAATAGAGCTATTACAGTACCACGTTTCACCTTTTCACCTTTATAACAACCCCAATAAACCTACTTAAAAACCTTTTGTTTCTTTAGTAAGATACCATTTTCGTGTATTTCTAAAATAATAATTACAGAACATTGCCGGGATTAACACACCGTCCAGCTATTAACACACCCCAGTTTCACTTTGATAGATATATTTACTAATTTTATAAAATACAAAAAACTTTTACATCATACTGTACATTAACAGGGTTTAAAGATTTTTTAGTATAGCTATTGAATGGGTAATCATAGTAAGTTTTTTTAATTTAGGGATAAACTAGCTTAGTTTGAAAGAGACTGTTTTCACTGATTGTTCATTATGTTTTCACTAATGTTGTAAAAGTGTTTATGGTTAAATGGTTTTAAGTACAACGTATCACTTCGTACTCATAATAAATCTAGATTGATTGAAGTAAATTCCTTAATGTTGGAGGAGCAGAAACTATCCTATAATGATCTCTGCGTCACGTTCTGCCTTCTTTATGTCCTCTATTATTCCTAGGATCGTGTTAATCCATCTAGAGTGTGGATCGGTAACGGACGAAGGAACCTTGACCTTGATTTCGTTCCTTAACAACTTGAGCCCGTATACA from Metallosphaera sedula DSM 5348 harbors:
- a CDS encoding cupredoxin domain-containing protein, whose protein sequence is MKRGTVIALFFVLCIVAIISLETQYSTYDYLGFNPNFVSDHIPSGEGVVHAEFTNAIGSYKGPYVIIYVTGQQWHWDFYPHDKVYTNFTVVPVGEPVVFVIHSVDVFHEFFIQAATSNFTIPLSVGAEAVPGYYSYLVYVFPQPGLYHVACAEYCGTAATGLGHSWLVGTILATSNATLASQITGGVMPQGTWDPYVNSSSTG
- a CDS encoding DOMON domain-containing protein — translated: MANGNNVKTLLILGFVFMLVLVGVAYGADVLLNAASNAANTVTAYYIPNAQINEGNPGSESFWQQIPFSSVPLEPTVPVPDGISGHTTIVYVKAAWTYVQGVPYIFILMKAPVVGQESWLACPETTPTGQIWEPFAHPIPKGWWVVNVSYSSSNQGVASVYTLPTSEQLGYPPGQALTNPITIYVYNQSGKLYGQIVGAIDPQGNPLNNGNPINVTSINLNYNGTPVTSLSQFLAMGLNGTTWAQDTYNLFYPEDTAGYVSLFYNSTYMYPERLAILWLLGGVPNSWTQVAYTPHMMPGTSGALSAGQAELWILNSNPRANNTQDAGYPGPTLFSRTSPPPYTHYPQYKDPLNLGYLPNQGLIADAFVNGSSIYYIGGAYQVSFPSLDNPHVNPFEAMNGMVNGSQLWDPSVVATGFQFVNTPTGPYMIAEFARTFSTVGVSGGQGESHYQIQLQPGQTYHVAFAVFQGGSGESVDFKSISFWWNLYIQPANSSSTGFLPLILLGNAFAAPAIAFFLMNYRTLPTQVIRLNTIIKLLRQIGNEPRNRS